Genomic DNA from Mus musculus strain C57BL/6J chromosome 11, GRCm38.p6 C57BL/6J:
CTGAGTGCACAGATTCAGGGCAAAGCCCAAACACAATATTCCTTACCATGCCTGAGAACTGTTCTACACTGTCTAAAATGATGCCATCAGCACAAACATCAGCAGCGCTGTTGAAGGCGACCTCCGTTGTCCCACGGGCCATTGCTTTTAGCAACACATCCTTATACTGTCCTCTGTCTTCTCGTCTCCTGTACAGAATTGCTATGTCTTGGGGCAGATAGCCCTCATGAAACAGGCTGTGACATTTTTCTGCCACATAGTTGGCTATTTGTTCTGGTGTCAGGTTAGCCTTGATCTCACACACGCCAGGCAAAGCCCCAGCACGCATTGCTTCCTCATAGGGAGCCTCCTGGAACGTTGCCAGGGTGTCTGGAAGGCCCATGGAGGGAGGGTTTTCTTGCATCCTCTTCATTTCATCTTTCATGACCTTAGCAATTTCCACAGCACAGTGGATCTCACTGGTGATCATTTTCCGAGGAAACTGAGCAGAAGGAACTGGAAGGCCACTACCATCTGCGTGCCGAACTTGGAAAGGATCCAGAAAAAGCCAGAGGATCCCGTGGTGAGGGTGTTCATTTGCAGCCCCGTTTGCTTTTGGATGGGTGGTGCTCTTAGCCTTCACGTACCAGTCACCATGTCTACTGCAGAAGTTCTCAGTCTCATCCATCACTATGTGTTTAATCTTTGGGAACTCTTCCCTCATGAAGGTCCTGCGGGTCACAGCTCGGCAGGTGACTTGCTGCCTGTAACCGGGAAGGAGAAAACAGGGTGTCAGGCTTAGAAACAAAGATAACGGGAGCTTTTCTTACTCTCTGAATTGGAAATAGAGGCTAATTCTTCTTTGCAGATCAGTTCACTGACAGAGGAAGTATGACCAAAGCACTCTGCGTCCAAGGTGCCTGACAGAATGCAGAGTTTAGAGACTGTTTGGTTAAATAAATTCTTCATGTGAAATTTTACTACAAAGTGGTTAGTTTAGTGGTTTGTACCTATAACTCTGGAGGCTGGGAATCctgagtcagcctgggctacataatgactGTAGGTCAATCTGGCCTACATAGCAATACTTGATttcaaaaaatgaacaaacaaaaagttagGAAACCATGTTATTTCTACTGGTCCAATTGTGATGGTTGGCAGCTAAAGGAAATCTCAAAAGTATCTCCTACTTCTTTATCTTGCCCTTTTGAAACAAGGGGGCCACCTCCTTTTCCGGGCATTTCAGAATCTATACATGCAGGAAAGGTATGTGTCCATTCAAATCTTGACTAGAGCAAGTTTTGTTTCTGCACTTGTCGTACAAGATTAGAAAGACCTTTGAGTTTTGGTTAGACAAACACCAATTGCTGACTTTCCTTCAAGAAACctgaaaagggagagaagaaatcaCAGGGCTTGTCATCTCTCGGGCCCATTTTCCTTCTGTGGTACAATGCAGTGTGCATATGTGCTATACAAATATGCTTTTCAAATGTGGTTGCTTCTTGTCTTCTCTAAGTTGGATCCAATTAATAGGGCACACTCACACAGATTTTATGATACAGGTCTGGGGCTTTTCTCTCTGTGCTTTGCCTTAGAACTCCATTCCTTCTCTTCTAGCTTGGCCTGGGTGGCTCTGGAGGACCGGCTCTGATTTTTGGCTGTCTCCATCCCTCCTCACCATAGGGGTTCCACGGATATTTGGCAATTAGGGTTTTAACtggtgtgtttttaaattttagccATAGAGCTCGCTCATGTGCATGGTCACACTCAGGCGCACAGTTTCCTACCTAATCCAGCATCTGTGTGCGCTCCAACATCACCAGTATGCCCACACCCTGGCTCCACTCCAGTTAGATCTGTCACCCTTGATTTCTGGTATCCCTCTGTCTTTGACCTTGCTGTGCCCTCCTTGTCTCATGtatttctcttttgttctttgtgTGCTTGCTTGATTGCTTTTGATATAGGGTCTCAgggagtccaggctggcctcaaactctcagtccCCTTCTTCCCAGCTGCTGGAATTACCGGCAGGCACTCTCTCACACTTCCTAATGATTTAGGAGTCAAGTCTCCTTTCCTGGAGAGTAGCCGCTGGCCAATCTCCAGCTGTGTGAGGCAGGCCTTTAGTATAATACCAGTAACACAGACAACACTTGCATTGCTCATTGTTAAAGTTTTCCTTGGTTTTGTTCCTCTGGCACTATATTTAATACCATCTAACAAATATGCTGCTCAATAAGATTTTTTGAATAATTATCACCAAAACAAAAGTGTGAATTTGCCCTCTTTGGTAACTTGTACAATGTCCAATTTATTTACTACACTGACAGCTGGAGATATCAGCCATACTTGCATTCATAAGTTTTCTAAAattacttaaatatttttcaCTGGATTTTTATATCCAGTGATATTTTATAAACTAAGTCaaattgtatttaattttaaattcctGGTAGATATAGTGACTAACTGGACAACCAAAACACTAATTACCCAGCAAAAAGTtacttaaagaaagagaagttcaTTTCTATTTTCCTTAGATCTAAGGCCACAGACTGTGAGAAAATGTTTCTACTTCTATAGAGAGTCAGAGCTGGGCCTGGAATCTTaatactcaggaagctgaggcaggaggattgagtttaaggccatcctgagctgaggagaaggactatctcaaaaaaccagtGGCAAGTTTGGGATTGAACGTGATAAATTACCTATTCTAGACCTCAACCACATGTGTGGTTAACTGAAGACTGTTAACTTCCATAGTGAAAACGCATTGCAAAACCTTACACTCCAAATACCAATTACTTTTCTGactgaaagactttttttttttaagtttatatggTAAAATTCTCACATCACAAAATCCCTTAGGGAGTCATTTTCACAAACAAAGAGGATCTCTTTTGGTTTGCAGTGGAACACATCCTTGATTTTCTCCACCATCTTTATGGCAAGAGCTGTCTTCCTGGTTCCAGGAAGGCAATGGATGAACAGTTCCCGGCTTTCCTGGAGGTTCCTGGAGAGTGTGTTGGCTTGCTCTTCTAAGCACTGCTTGAAGAACTCACAGCCTAGCTGGTCACTCAGCACAGATCTGGAACACAGTGAGACCAACACCAGGCCCTGTAGCAAATCCTCCACTTCAGCTTTGCTGGACAGTGTGTAGGGTCTGGGGTAGTACACAGGGGGTTGATCAGGTCTGGACCCTCTGCTGGCCAGGTATATCACCCTTGGAATGACACATATTTTCCCTGGGTAGCCTCCAAGAGTTTGTAGCTGCCTCTTTAACTGAAGGGCGGTGTTTTGAGTATAGTCGGCTCTTCCAGTCGAACTGGGGTCTGTTAGGATTGTATAGAGTACCAGAGGGCTGCCAACTGCTACCAGGAGTGCATCACATAGGACCTTCTCTTCTCTCATTAAACCAATATCGCCAGCCCAGCTTCTCGAAAATATCACAATGCCGTGAGAACAAGGGTGTGTCTGTGCCTTCAGTAAGTCTTCCAGTCCTTCGTGATCTGAGAACAGCTTCTTACAGAGGGATTCTGGCTGAaattgtaggttttcttgtgtcaCTGAAAATTGAAGGAATAGAAGTtaccaaaactttaaaaagcacaGGGCTGCTCTTGTAATCTGATGGAAAAGTGTGGCTCTAGCCTCGgaaccatggttttttttttttcctgttacaaAGAGAACATTACCAAGGTAGTTACTACAGTGTCTCTAGCCTGACTATGCTAGCTCTAAGGGAAGTTGTCAGGGACAGGTCTACAGCCAACAGGCTCCTGGCGCCCTTTTCTGGTTCCAGATGTCCACAGCTGCTGGGAAGATGCTTTTTTTCCCTAAGGGCCTTCTGCGAGGCTTATGCTTTGTGGGAAGTGAGAATCTTCGTTTAGAATAGCAATTCTTTTGTTCGtttcgtttggtttggtttggtttggtttggtttggtttggtttggtttggttttcaagacagggtttctctgtgtagccctggctgtcctggaactcactctgtagaccaggctggcctcaaactcagaaatccacctgcctctgcctcccaagtgctgggagtaaaggcgtgctgccaccactgcccagctgagaaTAGCAATTCTTAACCAAAAGTCTGAAGgcattttattatgtgtatgcgtgtgtgtacctgtgtgtgtgtgtacctgtgtgtgtgtgtacgtgtttatgtgtgtaagtgtgtgtctgtgtgtacctgtgtgtgtgtacgtatgtgtatgtgtgtacgtgtgtgtacgtgtgtgtgtgtgtacgtgtgtgtgtgtgtgtgtgtgtgtgtgtgtgtgtgttcagtatatgtggaggtcagaggacaactttcaaaagaaggttctctccttccaccatgtggggcccAGAAATTAAACTTGGGGTACCTGCTGGTAGGCTCTTTTACCCAtccagccatctcaccagccaagaCAATGTCTGGAGACTTTTTGATTATTATAACTATAAGGAGGCTTCTGGCATCTCATGAATAGAAGCCAGGGATACAGCCAAGCAATGCGTAATTGACAAAACACTCCCTCTGTGATGCGATTCAAATGTTAGTAGTGCTGAAGCCGAAGAAAATTTgcttgagagtgtgtgtgtgtaaccctcTGACTCCCTCTATATTAAATAAGCATGGAAAGAGAGC
This window encodes:
- the Slfn14 gene encoding protein SLFN14 translates to MPYAEITVNLGKVTLGEENRKKMTNSCLKRHENSSLVQAVCALLNSGGGVIKAEINDKSYSYRCHGLGQDLETSFQKLLPSGSQKHLDYMQQNHDLLIFVKSWSPDASSLPLRICSLRSNLYQRDVTSAINLCANGALELLREKESRAQRGTPRLHSQDHILNRTIQEEEDIKMCALEFLKKDKLNFKEKLSFTESTHVEFKRFTTKKIVPRIKETLAHYVSAFANTQGGYIIIGVDDKSKEVFGCKKEKVNPDSLKTEIKNCIEKLPTYHFCREKPKVNFTTKILKVYQKEALYGFVCVVQVEPFCCVVFAEDPDSWIMENNIVTRLKVQQWVEMMLDIQSDPSSGFPTINDSAHLMTPALSAPRRPAYLTKVLEHKETLQRHFFSVTQENLQFQPESLCKKLFSDHEGLEDLLKAQTHPCSHGIVIFSRSWAGDIGLMREEKVLCDALLVAVGSPLVLYTILTDPSSTGRADYTQNTALQLKRQLQTLGGYPGKICVIPRVIYLASRGSRPDQPPVYYPRPYTLSSKAEVEDLLQGLVLVSLCSRSVLSDQLGCEFFKQCLEEQANTLSRNLQESRELFIHCLPGTRKTALAIKMVEKIKDVFHCKPKEILFVCENDSLRDFVMQQVTCRAVTRRTFMREEFPKIKHIVMDETENFCSRHGDWYVKAKSTTHPKANGAANEHPHHGILWLFLDPFQVRHADGSGLPVPSAQFPRKMITSEIHCAVEIAKVMKDEMKRMQENPPSMGLPDTLATFQEAPYEEAMRAGALPGVCEIKANLTPEQIANYVAEKCHSLFHEGYLPQDIAILYRRREDRGQYKDVLLKAMARGTTEVAFNSAADVCADGIILDSVEQFSGMVRNIVFGLCPESVHSEGVHKLCFASKAIKHLYLLYGGRTAF
- the Slfn14 gene encoding protein SLFN14 isoform X1, producing MENNIVTRLKVQQWVEMMLDIQSDPSSGFPTINDSAHLMTPALSAPRRPAYLTKVLEHKETLQRHFFSVTQENLQFQPESLCKKLFSDHEGLEDLLKAQTHPCSHGIVIFSRSWAGDIGLMREEKVLCDALLVAVGSPLVLYTILTDPSSTGRADYTQNTALQLKRQLQTLGGYPGKICVIPRVIYLASRGSRPDQPPVYYPRPYTLSSKAEVEDLLQGLVLVSLCSRSVLSDQLGCEFFKQCLEEQANTLSRNLQESRELFIHCLPGTRKTALAIKMVEKIKDVFHCKPKEILFVCENDSLRDFVMQQVTCRAVTRRTFMREEFPKIKHIVMDETENFCSRHGDWYVKAKSTTHPKANGAANEHPHHGILWLFLDPFQVRHADGSGLPVPSAQFPRKMITSEIHCAVEIAKVMKDEMKRMQENPPSMGLPDTLATFQEAPYEEAMRAGALPGVCEIKANLTPEQIANYVAEKCHSLFHEGYLPQDIAILYRRREDRGQYKDVLLKAMARGTTEVAFNSAADVCADGIILDSVEQFSGMVRNIVFGLCPESVHSEGVHKLCFASKAIKHLYLLYGGRTAF